The DNA segment TTTCGAACACAAATTGTAAGCACTACTGATGGCGGGATTCATTGGCTCGTGCGGGATTTTGCGCAGGAAAATATATTTATGAACGATATATATTTCAGCGATTCGGAGAACGGATGGCTTGGAGGACACGATGGCGCATTAGCGAAAACAACGAATGGGGGAAACGATTGGAGAATGATTACTGTTGGCGGAACGTGTTCGGGATTATCTATTCAAAGTCTCGGAATATTTTCGCCGAAGCGCTCCTTTGCTTCCGGTGGATTATTTGATTTTGCAGGAGTACTATGGAAACAATCTCACGATGGAGAACAATGGACTGCTGCGTGTCTTGTTCCGGAACCGGTGCAAAAACTTGCGTTCATTGATTCGTTGAATATTATTGGAGTTGGAGGAGATTATGAATTTGGCGCAAGTGTTATTCGTTCAACGGATGGTGGAGAAACATGGAACTATTCTACAATGCAGATTTTTGGAATTGCTTCTGCGCTTTCGTTCCGAACGTCGTATGAAGGATGGGCGACGTTGGGTGCGGTGCAAGAATTAATTTTTACAAAAGATTCAGGAAAAACGTGGAATGAAATTTTCACTCCCGATAGTTCTGTCATCGTAGATATAATTTTTCCGGATTCGATTCACGGGTTTGCTGTGGGATTACGAGGTGTTGTATGTAAGTACAACATCATTTCCAATACAATTGGAGAACGAAATTCGGGAAAAGATTTCATGAGTTTTCATTTGCAACAAAATTATCCCAATCCAATGAATTCGACATCAATATTTTCATTTGAGTTATCGATTTCATCGTTTGTTGAATTACACGTTTTCGATCTATCAGGAAGGGTTATCGAAACGATTGTGAACGAATATTTGCTTCCGGGAAGTTATTCGAAAATGTGGCGAACCGAATCGTTAGCGAGTGGAGTGTATTTTTATCGTTTACAAACGGCGAACAGCGATGGCAAAAGGTATTCGGAAACAAAAAAAATGTTGCTTATGAAATAAGTTAACGAATGACAACGAATTTTTTTGTTTGTACAAATGTTTCTGTTGCGAAACGATAAAAATAAATTCCACTAGGAATATTCGCTGCATGAAAACGGAATTCGTGATAGCCGGATTCCAGAATATTCTTTTCAAACAACGTGAGAATATGATTTCCTTGTATATCGAAAATTTTTAGCGATGCGTTATGCTGAACTTGTTGCAATTGCAAACGAATAATTGTTTCCGGGTTAAACGGATTTGGATAATTACTTATGATACATATATTCTTCGTATTCTTGCTCGTATCTTGAACATTCAGTATTGTTACATCAATTCTTGTTGTCCATATTTGATACACACCGCTTGAATTATCCATCCAAAGAGGAAGCAAACAATTATCGGAAGAAGTGAGTGAAATATTATCTCCCTGATATCCTTGTCCTAATCCCCCGATTGGTTCAGGACGAAAATTATGGTCGCTGACGAGATAATCGCTCCATGAGTTACCTCCGTCAAGTGAACGGGAAAGAAAAACATTTGCCGAATCGCTGGACGTAGTTCTATCGTCGTAGTAAATAATATTAACTGCTCCGTAGTCGTCAATATGAATTGCAGGAAAGTATTGAATTTTTCCATTGTTCAACGCATCTTGATTGACACGAATTCCATTACTCCATGTATTTCCATCATCCGTGGAACGATGTAGAATAATATCCGCATCACTTCCAGCAGGGGAAAGATTTTTTTCTGCGGTTACAATATACAACCATCCG comes from the Ignavibacteria bacterium genome and includes:
- a CDS encoding T9SS type A sorting domain-containing protein, whose amino-acid sequence is MKRTVFYFIVCISLANAQQHWSISNSPTSLNLSEVFFRDSLFGWIGGDSGMIFRTTNSGNSWEKQMSGVTTKLVDIYFLNNNLGWALTWTSDSPPFRTQIVSTTDGGIHWLVRDFAQENIFMNDIYFSDSENGWLGGHDGALAKTTNGGNDWRMITVGGTCSGLSIQSLGIFSPKRSFASGGLFDFAGVLWKQSHDGEQWTAACLVPEPVQKLAFIDSLNIIGVGGDYEFGASVIRSTDGGETWNYSTMQIFGIASALSFRTSYEGWATLGAVQELIFTKDSGKTWNEIFTPDSSVIVDIIFPDSIHGFAVGLRGVVCKYNIISNTIGERNSGKDFMSFHLQQNYPNPMNSTSIFSFELSISSFVELHVFDLSGRVIETIVNEYLLPGSYSKMWRTESLASGVYFYRLQTANSDGKRYSETKKMLLMK